The Nitrososphaerota archaeon genome segment CGGCTCGACCGGTGGCCTCCTGACCCAGCCACCTCCCACCCAGAGCGGCGGGGGCGACGGCGGCGGCGGGGGCGACAGCTAGGCCTGGGGCTCGCGTTGAACGGGCCCCTGATACTAGGTGAAGCCTTCGGATTCTCTGCCTTAGGGTTCACGGGCGCCTCCGCGATGATAATGGCCTTCAGGGCCAAGCTAGTCAGGACGGTGGGAGGGGCTGACAGGCTCAGGTCCATACACGTGGCGGTCTCCCTGCTGGCAGCCCTATCAATCGCCGGTCATGTGTATGTCCTCTTCCTCCCTCCCGACGCGGTGCCGGTGGACCTGGGTTACGCGGCCGTGGCCCTGGGCCTGGCCCTCTGGATGACCGGGGTCGGATTCCTCGAGAGGAACAGGGACTCCTTCTTCCTCCACGGGGGCTTGGCCGTCGCCCTCGTCTGCCTGGTCACAGCCCACGCAGCGGCGTCTGGGACCGACTTCCCCCTTCTGGCGTCCCTGGCTGCCCTGGGATCGGCATCTGTGGCCGCGTTGGCCAACGCCGCTTATCATGCCAGGAAGCTACTCGGAGCCCCGAGGAGAAAGTGAATGGACAGGAGGGAATTCTTCCGCAGGGCCGCCTTGGTAGCAGTCTTCGGGGCCGTCAGTGCGGTCTCCCTCTTTGAGGCGCTGGCCAAGCTAGGCCAGTCTCAGCCTGTCTCAGTCATCACGTCCGGGGGCCAGGCCCAGGCCACGCAGGCCCCCGCGGGGATGCTCTACGTGGCACCCCTGTCGGGACTGGCAGGGAAGACCTTCGCTTACTTCAATCACCCAACCAAGGGACTTTGCATACTGGTCGACTATGCCGGCCAGTGGA includes the following:
- a CDS encoding Rieske 2Fe-2S domain-containing protein gives rise to the protein MDRREFFRRAALVAVFGAVSAVSLFEALAKLGQSQPVSVITSGGQAQATQAPAGMLYVAPLSGLAGKTFAYFNHPTKGLCILVDYAGQWRAFSAVCTHAGCTVQFTVSEIFCPCHSGSFSPVNGSVLGGPPPTPLPELAVQIQGGDVYVAQ